The genomic segment GTGGCGGGTTGGGACCCGCGACCGGAGACGTTCGTCACCGTCAGCGACGGCGCGCCGACGTCGGCCAGCGCGCGCTTCACCTCGGAGAGCTTGTCGGGCCGAACGACGGCCATGACCAGCTTTATCTCGCCGTCGTTCGGCAGGTCAGCGCTCATGGTTCACTCGTCCTCCTCTACCGTGGTAGTCTTTTGCACCCGTCTGTCCCCCACTATCGGCTAGCAGTCGAAGCCAGACGGAACGTACTCTGCCGTCCCACAGCCGTCGCCAAAATCCGCTGCGCGCGTCGTCTCAGAAACGTATCGAAAACCCCGACGAGCAGTTCCGGTCGGTTCGGTCGGTTCGGCCGTGCGGGCGACGCCGTCCCCGTGCGCGGGACCTACACCGCGTCCATCCCCTCCTTTCCGGTGCGGACCTGCACGGCGCTGTCGACGGGGAGGACGAACACCTTCCCGTCGCCGGGTTCGCCGGTGTGTGCCGCCTCGCGGATGGCCTCCACCACGTCGTCGGCGGGGATGTCGGCGACGATGCACTCTACCTTGACCTTCTGGTGGAGGTCGACGGTGTACTCCTCGCCGCGCCACTGACCCTTCTTGGCGGGTTGAGAGCCGCGGCCGGAGACGTTCGTCACCGTCAGCGACGGCGCGCCGACTTCGGCCAGACCGCGCTTCACGTCGGCGAGTTTGTCCGGGCGGATGACCGCCATGACCATCTTGATCCCGTCGTTGTCGCTCATTCGTCGTCACCTCCGCTCACCGCACCGCCGTCGGTCCGCACGTTCGACCCGCCGTCGGCCATCGGGCTCTCGCCGTCGGCGACGAACTCGGGGTAGACGGAGACGCCGTGTTCGCCGAGGTCCAGTCCCTCGGCCTCTTCGCCTTCGGAGACGCGCAGTCCGACCGTGAGGTCGAGGGCGTACAGCACGACCCCCGAGGCGGCGACGGTCCAGGCGGCGATGACGACGACGCCGAGGACCTGCAGCAGCAGCTGGTTCACCGAGAACCCGCCGACCGCGAACACGGGGATGAGCGCCGTCCCCACCGCGCCGGCGACGCCGTGCACCGCGAAGACGCCACAGACGTCGTCGACCTTCAGCGTGTCCACCGTGAAGCGGAACGCGGGCAGGACGAGGAAGCCGCCGAGGCCGCCGAGGAGCGCGCCACCCCACCACGTCACGTGCGGGACCGCGCCCGTGACCGCCACGAGACCGGCCAGCAGTCCGTTCGCCGTCCAGAGCGGGTCGGGTTTGCCCTGGTAGCGGGCGGACATGAGCATCGCCATCGCACCGCCAGCGCCCATGCCGAGGGTGGTGACGAGGGCGACGCGACCGAGCGCCGCGCCCATGAACGTCAGGCTCCCGTCGTCGCCGACGGCGAGGATGGTCGCCTGCGTGCCGACGTTGAAGCCGTACCAGCCGAAC from the Halogeometricum rufum genome contains:
- a CDS encoding P-II family nitrogen regulator — its product is MSDNDGIKMVMAVIRPDKLADVKRGLAEVGAPSLTVTNVSGRGSQPAKKGQWRGEEYTVDLHQKVKVECIVADIPADDVVEAIREAAHTGEPGDGKVFVLPVDSAVQVRTGKEGMDAV